ttaacactaaagtctatgggaaaacaattggttggttggtctctatagcgagctaccgcatatggcattttgtgccatctagcgtccctggaaaccagatgatgggaccgactagcacattttcggacgtgattctcatcttggaggcattgtagcagaatttagagagaaattgagattcaggggggattgatgatgaaaatatgacacatgtagtgttataaggaggaccatagaccgggcagatacggacatacattctatatttcaatgggagcggtatatatcgtggctcggggtacggtggtatgctggttgtactgctggcactaccccggttcaatgtgtggatgtgtgtctggttgttctgttgtcactaccccgattcggtgatgtgtttggttgttctgttgtcactaccccagttcagtgtatggcgatatatctggttattttgtTGTCACTAGCCCGGTTCCGTGTCCTGTGTCTGCGTTttgactcttttatctaaataatggctctattCCTAATTTTTattctcgttcggcctttttttcttcattttttacaaaaagaccagaaattagggggtggagaAGATAatattgagttatctccccctgatctttattctatatcttatttgtttatatttctgattagcacgatttctatacttggctattaaccaaaagccatcactttaaattcaaagcttatcaagatattaaaatttacatttcaaaattaactcaattttaattttttttttttcttaagaatttcatctccggtaccaatagaagaatcaacctaccagcctaagacttgcagtcaggcactgcatattttgatagcatatatatataagatgctatagggaacaacctcccaaatgaaaaaatatatttttgaaacagcccctgtgtatagaaagttgagctaaggataaaatgtctggcagccactgattggccagtatgctatgaagtgagaaaatagatatgtagcctgataggtaactatcaataagaaatgttgatatacatttcgtaagtccgatttgtttttttcccaaaagttcacgtaataatagtaaacaggtaaacatttaagatttttgagaatttttactgcgaaactcacctattttcaaaatggctacactggagaaaatttgagctgaaggacctaactttttttttttgattaggtgttatatcagaccctaaacttttgttataaaccataatcgtcatattgaattcaagaatttgaatgaaataatccaaaacgttaacactaaagtctatgggaaaacaattggttggttggtctctgtAGAAACAAATGCAACAATAAATGCAAAACCTGAGAATGTATTCATTCAATGACAATGAAATTGTGATTACTAGCAATTGCAAGTTGTATTTTGAGGAAAACTGTCTTATCAAAAACTTCAGTATGTCATGCATGTGAAGCAGTAATAAACCTTACATTATTACTTAACTGTTCTATAGCAATAGGAGgaataacatgtatacatgatataaaGTTACTTACTTGTCTCCTAGATACATAATTGTTGGGCAAGCAGCCGCAACATTTTCTCTCCAAGTCTGTTGGCATTTCTTGGCATTTCAAACAACGACACCAACTTGGAGGAgaatcatttggtactagtccTGGATCTTGTGGATCCTCTGGTTCACTTGCATTTTCGCAAAAGTTAAAAACTAGGCCTGGCTGACGATCCACCAGTTGAAGAACTAAATTTCACAGTGGCTCTGGGTCCATCCTTCTGATTAAATcctaatacataaaacaataattatagaACAAATCCATGTGGGTGGGAGTACTGTAGTATTctaatgtattaaaaaaaataattggttTTCCTTATTTTTGGAGTTGATAAATCATAATGCACTTATATAACTTATCATCCATTTTCCATCCCAACTTTTTCTACTAATGTTTTATGTAAGGGATGTATgttttttgataattgtttgtTGAAGTAAGTATGGTGTAAATGTCAAGTTTCAGAGCATGTAGGAGGTGTTCACTTCATGGTGTATTGCAGGTGTTTACATTTCAGTGTGTTTGAGAGTGTTCACTTGGCAGTATGTGCAGGTGTTCTTTCaacagtgtgtgtaggaagtgttcaattattactgtgtgtaggaagtgttcaattattactgtgtgtaggaagtgttcaattattactgtgtgtaggaagtgttcaattattactgtgtgtaggaagtgttcaattatcagtgtatATACGAAGTGTTCACTTGTGAGAATGTGTTTGAGGTGCACGTGTGTACAAACAGTGTGTAGTTACTTATAATAACACTGTGTTCATGGATGGTTCATTCGAATGAATGTGTAATCAAGTGTCTAGTTGCATTACAAGAAATGGAGtgcatattttttcaatattctgtGAACTACATGATACCTACTAAGAGAAACAGGTCTTATAACCATACCATTCACTTGGTCGGTTAAAAATTAGGTGTTCATATACAAGTGGCAAGTATGtctgatgtgtgtgtgtgagggtgtgtgcatttttggtaaaaatgtaacattttcagTGAGTAATAGTATAAATTGTCTCCTGAATGCTTTGGTAAATTGTCTGCTGTTCTTTTTGTCTGTGTACATAGCaaagtaatatcaaaataaaaaatatatgaaaagaaataataCCGTACTTTGTAATTAATTCAGTAATTGGTCTAAGCATATCCTTATCAAAGCTGAAATTTGGAGTGATTATCAATCAGTCCAAATAATTTGAATGATGAAGTAAATTGTGGATAACATTCATAAAACAGTAAAGTGACATACAAAAAGTCACATATTACtaaaatatatgattattaaCTTTATATGATAGGAGCTCAAGGTTCATGTAGATTTTTATCATACGGGACaaaactactgtatatataatatgtataaaatacaaaCCTCCGTTTCCCTTCTCCTTTGCTGTTGCAATGTTAGTACCCTGGCCCGATCCTCCTGCTGCAGCACAGCAACTGTACCACGTGCACCCCTTCGCCCCTTCCTCTACCTCTTCCCCTTGGCCGTCCACGGGTTCCTCCCCTCCTCCTTgatcccctccccctcctcgGGGATGTATGGATTTGTGCATATTCATAATCTATCAGATGAAAAAGCAAGAAATTCTTGTAAGAGCAAAACTGAAGGAAATAGTTTACAATGCAATGCAACAGAAAAGTTCACTGTGATGAATTTTATATTGCTATGAATATcgaagacaaaatataaatacatttgtatatatatacgcactaattcatgtatatatgtgtaacagTGGAAAACTAAAGAAACTTGCATGTTCAGCAACCAAAAGTAGGTATTCTCATGATCATACACTTTAGTTTATAAGATCACATAAGCCTGGTATGAAAATATGATTAGTCTAGCTATGCTCCATTTggtatattgattatgtttggTGATCAATGACAGCAGCATTCCTTTAAATGGTCATGATGGGGGGTAAGACTTTGGTATCAAAAAAATTCTTCAAgtgcaaaatttaaataatgttatacatacagcAGTACCATGCACACTATTACAACTTTCCATGGTGGAACTCattatttaaaatcaaacataattgaaatgtattcaaCATATAGAGACAAATAAAATAACCATATAAAATGGTATATTTTGAGTTTTTCTTTCATAAAGAATGGATATATCTTTAATTATACAAATAGTTTCGCTTTATTAATTGATGATAGTAAATTGAGTGGTCCAAAATCGGAAACTCCGTCCGAAACAAGCTCGAGGGTTGAATTGGCAATTCATTACATGAAGTTGTTCAAACTGATGAGGATAACACATATCATCATGGAAGTAAAAATCGTGGAGCTAAGAGGCTTTGTCAATAGCCTATTTGAGTTGACgttatatgcatgtatacatgtataacatatttgtaGTTGAAACAAGATAATTACAGTAAGCATTCACCTCATCTACTCATATCCTGTTAAATCAATAACACTATGTCATGATTGCTtcgctaatatatatatatatacatatatatgcctACACAACTATTATTCTAGCCTAAATGAATTGATCGCGATATCACCGTGAAGACGATGACATAGTTAGATTACCCCACATTGGGCCCCATCTCGGCATCGGACGCCGATTAACACCAATTTcagttgttattgttgttattgcATGTATTAAGTCACATGAAAAAAATCCTTAGGTATAAATCCCACACATGCATCATATTTGACTTGTTAATTAAGTACTTACGTACCGTGTTACTGCTTTGACTGCTTGATGAATCGGACATCTCTAAAAATTCACGTGTTTCTGTTGATGTTTTCTCACTGCCTCGTTTTCGAAATACCACGTGACTTATAcaaatagatatatgttatattaagaCGGGGCTTTTCCCGAATTAAAGTGGTCAAAACTGGACAATGCAAGCAGAACTTGACCATCGCGTTGCTGTGATAGAACTTTTGGAAGACCAAATAATGCATCTAGACTAAGTTTATTTCCCCGACAATGAAATTGTGATTACTAGCAATTGCAAGTTGTATTTTGAGGAAAACTGTCTTATCAAAAACTTCAGTATGTCATGCATGTGAAGCAGTAATAAACCTTACATTATTACTTAACTGTTCTATAGCAATAGGAGGgataacatgtatacatgatataaaGTTACTTACTTGTCTCCTAGATACATAATTGTTGGGCAAGCAGCCGCAACATTTTCTCTCCAAGTCTGTTGGCATTTCTTGGCATTTCAAACAACGACACCAACTTGGAGGAgaatcatttggtactagtccTGGATCTTGTGGATCCTCTGGTTCACTTGCATTTTCGCAAAAGTTAAAAACTAGGCCTGGCTGACGATCCACCAGTTGAAGAACTAAATTTCACAGTGGCTCTGGGTCCATCCTTCTGATTAAATcctaatacataaaacaataattatagaACAAATCCATGTGGGTGGGAGTACTGTAGTATTctaatgtattaaaaaaaataattggttTTCCTTATTTTTGGAGTTGATAAATCATAATGCACTTATATAACTTATCATCCATTTTCCATCCCAACTTTTTCTACTAATGTTTTATGTAAGGGATGTATgttttttgataattgtttgtTGAAGTAAGTATGGTGTAAATGTCAAGTTTCAGAGCATGTAGGAGGTGTTCACTTCATGGTGTATTGCAGGTGTTTACATTTCAGTGTGTTTGAGAGTGTTCACTTGGCAGTATGTGCAGGTGTTCTTTCaacagtgtgtgtaggaagtgttcaattattactgtgtgtaggaagtgttcaattattactgtgtgtaggaagtgttcaattattactgtgtgtaggaagtgttcaattattactgtgtgtaggaagtgttcaattattactgtgtgtaggaagtgttcaattatcagtgtatATACGAAGTGTTCACTTGTGAGAATGTGTTTGAGGTGCACGTGTGTACAAACAGTGTGTAGTTACTTATAATAACACTGTGTTCATGGATGGTTCATTCGAATGAATGTGTAATCAAGTGTCTAGTTGCATTACAAGAAATGGAGtgcatattttttcaatattctgtGAACTACATGATACCTACTTAGAGAAAGAGGTCTTATAACCATACCATTCACATGGTCGGTTAAAAATTAGGTGTTCATACACAAGTGGGAAGTATGTCTgatgtgtgtgagggtgtgtgcatttttggtaaaaatgtaacattttcagTGAGTAATAGTATAAATTGTCTCCTGAATGCTTTGGTAAATTGTATGCTGTTCTTTTTGTCTGTGTACATAGCaaagtaatatcaaaataaaagatatgAACAGATAATaccgtattttgtaattaattcattaattgGTCAAAGCATATCCTTATCCAAGCTGAAATTTGGAGTGATTATCAACCAGTCCAAATAATTTGAATGATGAAGTAAATTGTGAATAACATTCATAAAACAGTAAAGTGACATACAAAAAGTCACATATTACtaaaatatatgattattaaCTTTATATGATAGGAGCTCAAGGTTCATGTAGATTTTTATCATACGGGACaaaactactgtatatataatatgtataaaatacaaaCCTCCGTTTCCCTTCTCCTTTGCTGTTGCAATGTTAGTACCCTGGCCCGATCCTCCTGCTGCAGCACAGCAACTGTACCACGTGCACCCCTTCGCCCCTTCCTCTACCTCTTCCCCTTGGCCGTCCACGGGTTCCTCCCCTCCTCCTTgatcccctccccctcctcgGGGATGTATGGATTTGTGCATATTCATAATCTATCAGATGAAAAATCAAGAAATTCTTGTAAGAGCAAAACTGAAGGAAATAGTTTACAATGCAATGCAACAGAAAAGTTCACTGTGATGAATTTTATATTGCTATGAATATcgaagacaaaatataaatacatttgtatatatatacgcactaattcatgtatatatgtgtaacagTGGAAAACTAAAGAAACTTGCATGTTCAGCAACCAAAAGTAGGTATTCTCATGATCATACACTTTAGTTTATAAGATCACATAAGCCTGGTATGAAAATATGATTAGTCTAGCTATGCTCCATTTggtatattgattatgtttggTGATCAATGACAGCAGCATTCCTTTAAATGGTCATGATGGGGGGTAAGACTTTGGTATCAAAAAAATTCTTCAAgtgcaaaatttaaataatgttatacatacagcAGTACCATGCACACTATTACAACTTTCCATGGTGGAACTCattatttaaaatcaaacataattgaaatgtattcaaCATATAGAGACAAATAAAATAACCATATAAAATGGTATATTTTGAGTTTTTCTTTCATAAAGAATGGATATATCTTTAATTATACAAATAGTTTCGCTTTATTAATTGATGATAGTAAATTGAGTGGTCCAAAATCGGAAACTCCGTCCGAAACAAGCTCGAGGGTTGAATTGGCAAGTCATTACATGAAGTTGTTCAAACTGATGAGGATAACACATATCATCATGGAAGTAAAAATCGTGGAGCTAAGAGGCTTTGTCAATAGCCTCTTTGAGTTGACgttatatgcatgtatacatgtataacatatttgtaGTTGAAACAAGATAATTACAGTAAGCATTCACCTCATCTACTCATATCCTGTTAAATCAATAACACTATGTCATGATTGCTtcgctaatatatatatatatacatatatatgcctACACAACTATTATTCTAGCCTAAATGAATTGATCGCGATATCACCGTGAAGACGATGACATAGTTAGATTACCCCACATTGGGCCCCATCTCGGCATCGGACGCCGATTAACACCAATTTcagttgttattgttgttattgcATGTATTAAGTCACATGAAAAAAATCCTTAGGTATAAATCCCACACATGCATCATATTTGACTTGTTAATTAAGTACTTACGTACCGTGTTACTGCTTTGACTGCTTGATGAATCGGACATCTCTAAAAATTCACGTGTTTCTGTTGATGTTTTCTCACTGCCTCGTTTTCGAAATACCACGTGACTTATAcaaatagatatatgttatattaagaCGGGGCTTTTCCCGAATTAAAGTGGTCAAAACTGGACAATGCAAGCAGAACTTGACCATCGCGTTGCTGTGATAGAACTTTTGGAAGACCAAATAATGCATCTAGACTAAGTTTATTTCCCCGACAATGAAATTGTGATTACTAGCAATTGCAAGTTGTATTTTGAGGAAAACTGTCTTATCAAAAACTTCAGTATGTCATGCATGTGAAGCAGTAATAAACCTTACATTATTACTTAACTGTTCTATAGCAATAGGAGgaataacatgtatacatgatataaaGTTACTTACTTGTCTCCTAGATACATAATTGTTGGGCAAGCAGCCGCAACATTTTCTCTCCAAGTCTGTTGGCATTTCTTGGCATTTCAAACAACGACACCAACTTGGAGGAgaatcatttggtactagtccTGGATCTTGTGGATCCTCTGGTTCACTTGCATTTTCGCAAAAGTTAAAAACTAGGCCTGGCTGACGATCCACCAGTTGAAGAACTAAATTTCACAGTGGCTCTGGGTCCATCCTTCTGATTAAATcctaatacataaaacaataattatagaACAAATCCATGTGGGTGGGAGTACTGTAGTATTctaatgtattaaaaaaaataattggttTTCCTTATTTTTGGAGTTGATAAATCATAATGCACTTATATAACTTATCATCCATTTTCCATCCCAACTTTTTCTACTAATGTTTTATGTAAGGGATGTATgttttttgataattgtttgtTGAAGTAAGTATGGTGTAAATGTCAAGTTTCAGAGCATGTAGGAGGTGTTCACTTCATGGTGTATTGCAGGTGTTTACATTTCAGTGTGTTTGAGAGTGTTCACTTGGCAGTATGTGCAGGTGTTCTTTCaacagtgtgtgtaggaagtgttcaattattactgtgtgtaggaagtgttcaattattactgtgtgtaggaagtgttcaattattactgtgtgtaggaagtgttcaattattactgtgtgtaggaagtgttcaattatcagtgtatATACGAAGTGTTCACTTGTGAGAATGTGTTTGAGGTGCACGTGTGTACAAACAGTGTGTAGTTACTTATAATAACACTGTGTTCATGGATGGTTCATTCGAATGAATGTGTAATCAAGTGTCTAGTTGCATTACAAGAAATGGAGtgcatattttttcaatattctgtGAACTACATGATACCTACTTAGAGAAAGAGGTCTTATAACCATACCATTCACATGGTCGGTTAAAAATTAGGTGTTCATACACAAGTGGGAAGTATGTCTgatgtgtgtgagggtgtgtgcatttttggtaaaaatgtaacattttcagTGAGTAATAGTATAAATTGTCTCCTGAATGCTTTGGTAAATTGTATGCTGTTCTTTTTGTCTGTGTACATAGCaaagtaatatcaaaataaaagatatgAACAGATAATaccgtattttgtaattaattcattaattgGTCAAAGCATATCCTTATCCAAGCTGAAATTTGGAGTGATTATCAACCAGTCCAAATAATTTGAATGATGAAGTAAATTGTGAATAACATTCATAAAACAGTAAAGTGACATACAAAAAGTCACATATTACtaaaatatatgattattaaCTTTATATGATAGGAGCTCAAGGTTCATGTAGATTTTTATCATACGGGACaaaactactgtatatataatatgtataaaatacaaaCCTCCGTTTCCCTTCTCCTTTGCTGTTGCAATGTTAGTACCCTGGCCCGATCCTCCTGCTGCAGCACAGCAACTGTACCACGTGCACCCCTTCGCCCCTTCCTCTACCTCTTCCCCTTGGCCGTCCACGGGTTCCTCCCCTCCTCCTTgatcccctccccctcctcgGGGATGTATGGATTTGTGCATATTCATAATCTATCAGATGAAAAAGCAAGAAATTCTTGTAAGAGCAAAACTGAAGGAAATAGTTTACAATGCAATGCAACAGAAAAGTTCACTGTGATGAATTTTATATTGCTATGAATATcgaagacaaaatataaatacatttgtatatatatacgcactaattcatgtatatatgtgtaacagTGGAAAACTAAAGAAACTTGCATGTTCAGCAACCAAAAGTAGGTATTCTCATGATCATACACTTTAGTTTATAAGATCACATAAGCCTGGTATGAAAATATGATTAGTCTAGCTATGCTCCATTTggtatattgattatgtttggTGATCAATGACAGCAGCATTCCTTTAAATGGTCATGATGGGGGGTAAGACTTTGGTATCAAAAAAATTCTTCAAgtgcaaaatttaaataatgttatacatacagcAGTACCATGCACACTATTACAACTTTCCATGGTGGAACTCattatttaaaatcaaacataattgaaatgtattcaaCATATAGAGACAAATAAAATAACCATATAAAATGGTATATTTTGAGTTTTTCTTTCATAAAGAATGGATATATCTTTAATTATACAAATAGTTTCGCTTTATTAATTGATGATAGTAAATTGAGTGGTCCAAAATCGGAAACTCCGTCCGAAACAAGCTCGAGGGTTGAATTGGCAATTCATTACATGAAGTTGTTCAAACTGATGAGGATAACACATATCATCATGGAAGTAAAAATCGTGGAGCTAAGAGGCTTTGTCAATAGCCTCTTTGAGTTGACgttatatgcatgtatacatgtataacatatttgtaGTTGAAACAAGATAATTACAGTAAGCATTCACCTCATCTACTCATATCCTGTTAAATCAATAACACTATGTCATGATTGCTtcgctaatatatatatatatacatatatatgcctACACAACTATTATTCTAGCCTAAATGAATTGATCGCGATATCACCGTGAAGACGATGACATAGTTAGATTACCCCACATTGGGCCCCATCTCGGCATCGGACGCCGATTAACACCAATTTcagttgttattgttgttattgcATGTATTAAGTCACATGAAAAAAATCCTTAGGTATAAATCCCACACATGCATCATATTTGACTTGTTAATTAAGTACTTACGTACCGTGTTACTGCTTTGACTGCTTGATGAATCGGACATCTCTAAAAATTCACGTGTTTCTGTTGATGTTTTCTCACTGCCTCGTTTTCGAAATACCACGTGACTTATAcaaatagatatatgttatattaagaCGGGGCTTTTCCCGAATTAAAGTGGTCAAAACTGGACAATGCAAGCAGAACTTGACCATCGCGTTGCTGTGATAGAACTTTTGGAAGACCAAATAATGCATCTAGACTAAGTTTATTTCCCCGACAATGAAATTGTGATTACTAGCAATTGCAAGTTGTATTTTGAGGAAAACTGTCTTATCAAAAACTTCAGTATGTCATGCATGTGAAGCAGTAATAAACCTTACATTATTACTTAACTGTTCTATAGCAATAGGAGgaataacatgtatacatgatataaaGTTACTTACTTGTCTCCTAGATACATAATTGTTGGGCAAGCAGCCGCAACATTTTCTCTCCAAGTCTGTTGGCATTTCTTGGCATTTCAAACAACGACACCAACTTGGAGGAgaatcatttggtactagtccTGGATCTTGTGGATCCTCTGGTTCACTTGCATTTTCGCAAAAGTCAAAAACTAGGCCTGGCTGACGATCCACCAGTTGAAGAACTAAATTTCACAGTGGCTCTGGGTCCATCCTTCTGATTAAATcctaatacataaaacaataattatagaACAAATCCATGTGGGTGGGAGTACTGTAGTATTctaatgtattaaaaaaaataattggttTTCCTTATTTTTGGAGTTGATAAATCATAATGCACTTATATAACTTATCATCCATTTTCCATCCCAACTTTTTCTACTAATGTTTTATGTAAGGGATGTATgttttttgataattgtttgtTGAAGTAAGTATGGTGTAAATGTCAAGTTTCAGAGCATGTAGGAGGTGTTCACTTCATGGTGTATTGCAGGTGTTTACATTTCAGTGTGTTTGAGAGTGTTCACTTGGCAGTATGTGCAGGTGTTCTTTCaacagtgtgtgtaggaagtgttcaattattactgtgtgtaggaagtgttcaattattactgtgtgtaggaagtgttcaattattactgtgtgtaggaagtgttcaattattactgtgtgtaggaagtgttcaattatcagtgtatATACGAAGTGTTCACTTGTGAGAATGTGTTTGAGGTGCACGTGTGTACAAACAGTGTGTAGTTACTTATAATAACACTGTGTTCATGGATGGTTCATTCGAATGAATGTGTAATCAAGTGTCTAGTTGCATTACAAGAAATGGAGtgcatattttttcaatattctgtGAACTACATGATACCTACTTAGAGAAAGAGGTCTTATAACCATACCATTCACATGGTCGGTTAAAAATTAGGTGTTCATACACAAGTGGGAAGTATGTCTgatgtgtgtgagggtgtgtgcatttttggtaaaaatgtaacattttcagTGAGTAATAGTATAAATTGTCTCCTGAATGCTTTGGTAAATTGTATGCTGTTCTTTTTGTCTGTGTACATAGCaaagtaatatcaaaataaaagatatgAACAGATAATaccgtattttgtaattaattcattaattgGTCAAAGCATATCCTTATCCAAGCTGAAATTTGGAGTGATTATCAACCAGTCCAAATAATTTGAATGATGAAGTAAATTGTGAATAACATTCATAAAACAGTAAAGTGACATACAAAAAGTCACATATTACtaaaatatatgattattaaCTTTATATGATAGGAGCTCAAGGTTCATGTAGATTTTTATCATACGGGACAAAAC
This genomic stretch from Pecten maximus unplaced genomic scaffold, xPecMax1.1, whole genome shotgun sequence harbors:
- the LOC117321442 gene encoding fibrinogen alpha-1 chain-like, translated to MSDSSSSQSSNTIMNMHKSIHPRGGGGDQGGGEEPVDGQGEEVEEGAKGCTWYSCCAAAGGSGQGTNIATAKEKGNGGFNQKDGPRATVKFSSSTGGSHVVFRKRGSEKTSTETREFLEMSDSSSSQSSNTIMNMHKSIHPRGGGGDQGGGEEPVDGQGEEVEEGAKGCTWYSCCAAAGGSGQGTNIATAKEKGNGGFNQKDGPRATVKFSSSTGGSHVVFRKRGSEKTSTETREFLEMSDSSSSQSSNTIMNMHKSIHPRGGGGDQGGGEEPVDGQGEEVEEGAKGCTWYSCCAAAGGSGQGTDIATAKEKGNGGFNQKDGPRATVKFSSSTGGSHVVFRKRGSEKTSTETREFLEMSDSSSSQSSNTIMNMHKSIHPRGGGGDQGGGEEPVDGQGEEVEEGAKGCTWYSCCAAAGGSGQGTNIATAKEKGNGGFNQKDGPRATVKFSSSTGGSHVVFRKRGSEKTSTETREFLEMSDSSSSQSSNTIMNMHKSIHPRGGGGDQGGGEEPVDGQGEEVEEGAKGCTWYSCCAAAGGSGQGTNIATAKEKGNGGFNQKDGPRATVKFSSSTGGSHVVFRKRGSEKTSTETREFLEMSDSSSSQSSNTIMNMHKSIHPRGGGGDQGGGEEPVDGQGEEVEEGAKGCTWYSCCAAAGGSGQGTNIATAKEKGNGGFNQKDGPRATVKFSSSTGGSSARPSF